CGCCTGGGCGGGCAAGCCGCTGGTTCTCTATTTCTACCCCAAGGACGACACCCCCGGCTGCACCACCGAGGCGAAGGATTTCAGCGCGCTCGGGGCAGAGTTCGCGGCGGCCGGCGTGGCGGTGGTCGGCGTCTCCAAGGATCCCTCCGCCAAGCACCAGAAATTCGCCGCCAAGCACGGCCTGACCATCGATCTTGCCACCGATGCGGACGACAGCGTGTGCGAGGCGTTCGGCACCTGGGTCGAAAAGTCGCTCTACGGCCGGAAATATATGGGCATCGACCGCGCGACGTTCCTGATCGACGCGGACGGCAGGATCGCCCGGATCTGGCGCAAGGTGAAGGTGGCCGGCCACGCCCGGCAGGTGCTGGAGGCGGCGCAGGGGCTGTGAGAGGCATGCCGCACGACGCCCTCTCCCCTCCGGGGAGAGGGTTGGGGAGAGGGGCAGTCGCGCCCGGCGTACAGCCCTGTCAAACCCGGCACTCCGCAGATCGTGCGTTGCCCGATCTTCCCCTCTGCCGACCTTTCGCCGGAGGGGAAAGGGGTGGTTTGGCATGACTCTCGCCCTGGCCTGCCGCGCGGTCCTCACCGCGCCCGACCCGCGCACCAAGACCATGCTCGCCCGCCGCACGGCGCGTGACTGGCGTCTCGGCCGGCTCGAGCACGCCTTCGACGTGGCCATGCCCGATGCCCCCGCGCGCCCGGCGCGGCCCGAACTCCTGCCGCCGTCCCGCATGCCCAGGCGCGGCAAGGCGGGGTCGTTGCGCAACCGCATCGCCTTGCTCCACGCGCTGGCGCATATCGAATATTCCGCGATCGATCTCGCCTTCGATCTCATCGGCCGCTTCGGCGCGCGGTTCCCGCGCGGGTTCGCGGACGACTGGCTGCGGGTCGGTGCCGACGAGGCCATGCACTTCGCGCTGCTCGACCGGCGGCTGCGCCAGCTCGGCAGCCAATACGGTGCGCTGCCCGCGCATGACGGGCTGTGGGAAGCGGCAGACGCCACGCGCGGGGATGCGCTCGCCCGGCTCGCCGTCGTGCCGATGGTCCTGGAGGCACGCGGGCTCGACGTCACGCCGGCGACCGCCGACCGGCTGGCCGCGCTGGGCGACGGTCAGAGCGCACGCATCCTGCAGCGCATATTCACCGATGAAATTCGGCATGTGCGCGCCGGCACAGCATGGTTCCTGCGTGCATGCGAATCATCTGGATTCGCACCCCACGCACATTGGCGTTTGCTGATCGGTGTCCATTTTCGCGGTGCGCTTAAGCCGCCGTTCAACGACTCAGCGCGTGCGGCAGCCGGTCTGACGCGGGATTTTTACGGCGTGCTTGATCCCCACGATGCCGCACCGCAAACAAGCCACGTCTGATGCGGTTGGGGCAAAATCCGCAAGGGATGGGGTTTCAAAAGCGGTGCCGATCCCCGTCGGCGCCGTAAATGGTCGCCGGGGATTTGATGCTGCTTACACATTCAAACAACACGGGAGCCGCTACACGGTTCCGTTCCTTTTTCAGGACGCGAGATTTTTTTCTCCACGACGGTTCGTCGTTGCGCCGGATTCGCATCGGCTTGAAGACCCAGGTCGCCGCTGCTGGTGCTGCGGCGATT
The window above is part of the Sphingomonas sanxanigenens DSM 19645 = NX02 genome. Proteins encoded here:
- a CDS encoding peroxiredoxin; this translates as MLNEGDSAPDPTLLMADGTEKPVSAWAGKPLVLYFYPKDDTPGCTTEAKDFSALGAEFAAAGVAVVGVSKDPSAKHQKFAAKHGLTIDLATDADDSVCEAFGTWVEKSLYGRKYMGIDRATFLIDADGRIARIWRKVKVAGHARQVLEAAQGL
- a CDS encoding ferritin-like domain-containing protein, with the translated sequence MTLALACRAVLTAPDPRTKTMLARRTARDWRLGRLEHAFDVAMPDAPARPARPELLPPSRMPRRGKAGSLRNRIALLHALAHIEYSAIDLAFDLIGRFGARFPRGFADDWLRVGADEAMHFALLDRRLRQLGSQYGALPAHDGLWEAADATRGDALARLAVVPMVLEARGLDVTPATADRLAALGDGQSARILQRIFTDEIRHVRAGTAWFLRACESSGFAPHAHWRLLIGVHFRGALKPPFNDSARAAAGLTRDFYGVLDPHDAAPQTSHV